The nucleotide sequence CAAGGCAAACAAAATGCCCCAAGAACCCAGAAATGGATCCTTTCCAAGGCCCCGTTAGCTCACTGTGGCTCAGCCTACTGTGACCCCACACCTCTGaatcaaaagaaagtcaaatggTTGCACTTGTATTGTCTGTAGTATCTTCCTTGATGATACAAACTTTCGAGCTGGGAACAATTATCCTTGTGGTGCCCAGGGGAAAAATAAAGCACAGAAATTCACGATGACTTGCCCAAAGCCTCTTATACCAGAGAGTGGACATTCAGGCCCAAGTCCCATGGCTACAAACCCAATAGCTAACTAAGTCCCAGCTCCTGCAGGGACAGCAGAAGGGCAGAGCTGTGTCTCAGGACATTTAGTTAGAAAGAGTTTGGTCAGTTTGAGGGCTGTGGGGCTGAGGTGATGGCTTACCCAGGAAAGTACTTGCCACATGTGCAAAAGTTCAAGACCCAGAACCatctagaaaacacacacacacacacacacacacaaagtgtgaCACTTATACACCCTACACAGTGGACTGCAGGGGCCttactggtcagccagcctagcttacTTGGCAAGCTTGAAGCCAAAGttaaagactttgtctcaaaaacaaggtggagaccAACTGTTCTGGTTtgcattctgttgctgtgacacacactgtgaccaaaagcaacctggggaggaaagggtttgttgtAACAGGTTACAGTTCCTCGTCAAGAGAGGCCAAGACAGGAGCTCAAGGCAAGGGGTTAAAGCAAAGCCAGGGGGGAATGCCGCCTACTGGCTTGCCTCCTGCTTCAGCTCGCCTACTTTCTGTGTAACCCGGGACCACTTGCCCAAGGTAGCACTACCtacagtgggctaggccctcccccatcaatgagCACTCAAGAAAAATATCCTGCAGACaagcctacaggccaatctgatagaggcaaTTTCTCAGTTAAGCGTCCATTATCCCCGAGtatgtcaggttgacaaccaagaatcaCAGCATCCAAAGACCAGCAGCAGAGGCTGTCCCTGGCTtctacgtgtgcacacacacacacactcacacacacacacatacctgtgaAAATGCACACACAGGTGTATAGATGAAAAAGATCAGCCTGCCTCGATGATTACATAATGCTCTCCCATTCATACCTCTGTCATTCATAGCTCTGTTTATGACATTTAGAAGCTGTTTGTTCTCCCTGGTCTATATTTCCTTGTCCAAAATTTCCTTTCTAGATcaaagctggccatggtggtaacacttgcctgtaatcccagcattagagAAACTGGGGCACAGCCATTATTTTAAACCAGAATCAACAACCCCCACTGTGAAAGCTTTCTCGGTGATGCAgtccatttatttttgttttcagtccCATATGATAACATTACCATGTAAAACATCAATCTTAATCCCTGTGAGGTGGGAGAAttagggggaggggctggaggcgGCAgtcctgggttcggttcccagcacccatacgtTAGCTTataaccatctttaactccagtccaAGAGATCTGATGCTCTTTCCTGACCTCTGCCAGTATGTAtatggcatacatacatacatacatagtcaAAAAACTCATACACAAATAAGTTGGTCTAATTTTTTTAATCCCCCATGGATCTAGTGATTTCACGCTGAACCCAAGCCTAGAACTGAGACAACTGGACTCGAGTGCTTCCTTCTGTGGTCATCTCAAGTGTCTCGAGTATACCCAGCAAGAGCGTCGACTTCCGAGCAGCCTCCTCTGGAATTTTCCACTCGAAAGCTAACTGGTGTACAGCCTGTGTAGGACAGGCACTTGCAAAAGTACCATATGCGGCTCCTATCTTAGGCTGTAAGAGAAGGACTGTGATAGACGATCAGGGgtgaaaaaaaacaccaaaagtaCGCATGCGTTTCTCACCATAGATATGATTGGGTCTCCTTGACAAACACATGTTAACCaaattttctttagaaattctGCCActtggaaaaacagaaacaaaaatctggtGCAATAAGGTATGGAAACAGAGAAGTGGGTTGGATTTGGGTGGGTTCCCAGGTTGAGCTACAAATGATGAGCTGTTTGACTTTGGCGCTAGTGATGATCAGATACCCCCTTGTGGCCAGATACAGAATTGTCGGGAAGCAGATATAAAATCGCCTTTCATAAGCTACATGCACTAACTAGCCCAGTGAGAATAGTACATAAGCAGATTAAAACCTTAAATATGGGCCCTACCATTCATCTGCCGTGAGGTGGTGTGAGGGCGGAGGagataccccacccccacccccgcaagCCTCACCACCCGTGGCAGTGCAGAGAGCTGGCCCGTGgggtcaggagagctggccctgcccctcacaaGCTACAGCCCTGTCCCTCACCGAGGCAGCACGGTAGAGCTGGCCCTAGCGGTGGGGGCGAGGGTGAGcggccctgagggcatgagagagggagagctggccctgatccTTGCCAGCTGGGACGCTGGGTGAGCTagctggggcagtgctggagagtttGCCCTGGCGGTGTGGGTGCCTGAGAGCTAGCGGTCTGACCAACTCACTCTCCGACATCTACCTCATCTATGAACTGTTTGTTAGAGTTCCTGAAAGGGCCAGTCCTTCAAACCTGCAGGATCTCCTtgacacagagcaacaacagAATATCTAAGATGAGTCCAGGTGAGGATTCAGTATTGATGGTGTCGCACAAGACAGAgccctcaaaccagaccaatgactcattgcagtgaacatttgcaagcaaagctGTGTAGACAAACGGGTATACTGTGGGAggcactgtgacacactacagcttacACGatatttcttttaatgttttgtttttttttatttttgcttttaattttcttttggggggtTGCAAGGGCGGAGGGCAGATACAAAGGgacaggagatgagtgggattggagtacatgatgtgaaactcacaaagaataaatttaaaaaaaaattaaatgtctttAATATGCACCCCCTTACAGCCCTGATTCCTAATGCACATACGTTTCCAAGCTCCCAAAACTCCCTGCCCTCATCTGTGGTCATCGCTTCTACTTACACCTGCGAGGATTTACTCACGACAAATACTCAGGGAGGACGCTCATCTGTGAAAAAGATGACACTACTCATGCTTCCATAAAAACTGGGAGCTGTAAAggcaataaaatttttaaagtaaatttaaataaaaaaaagaaaactgggagTAATACAATTTCAGTGTGTAACATCTCAGGGGCAAAGGAATAGGCTATCCTCCAACAAGGTGGCTAAATGAAATAATGAGGTTGGAGTAATTcagaacattttaataaaaaagaattcataTTTGGAATGGTATACAAATTCAGCAAAATATGCTGATAAATGCTGTGCATTTTCTAAATTGTTATGTCAGCAGGTTTTATTTTCATGAGCACTTCTGGTCAAATGAGCACTTctgatcaatttttaaaaaaaattactcagtatatgaggctggagagatgttctTGATGAAGACCCATATATTtcttttcccagcatccacatggtggctcacaaacattcataactccagttttagggaactcaactttctcttctaacttCTTAGGGTGCTAGGCTCAccagtggtgcacacacatacatgcaggcaaaaaactcATACACGCAAAATAAATACTtccaaattatatattttattcaacATGTATGAGATAGCATTATGGTATTTTTGAACAAAGTATGTTTCGTGGTTCTTCTCTCCTATTTCCTCAGCCCTCCTCTGTCCCTTTTTTTGTTCTTgtggcctccccaccccactcAGAACACGCGGACGATGAATATGAAGTAATACTAAAATAACCATTCCCACAGTCACATGTATTTCTCTTAAATCAGAAGCTTCTCAACCCaggcggtggtgcatgcctgcagtctcagcactcaggagtcaaaggcaggaggatcaggagtcgggggccagcctgggctacgtgaacAAAATAAAAGGAGTGTTTGGAACATGATGTCGGCCCAGACTGTACACTGAGGCAATCAAAAGAAGAGCAGGGAAGGTTACTGCAATACTTCAACAGGTCACAGTCCAAACATGCCTTAGGATATGCACGTATGGCCGTCTCGGCTCAGACTAGACATTCCGCCAAGGGAATGTCGTGTTTTCTCAAGAAAGCGGGACAAGTTCAGAGATCTCCAGTGGCTCTGTGACCTGCGGATGTGAGGCTCAGGACAAGAGCCTGAGCGCTATGGCCCATCTGAGGGCACTGCTTCCAGGAGGAGCCCGTCAGTGTTGGGAGAGGACGGAGACGGCAGAACCCCAGCACGTAGCTATGCCTGAGTGGTTTCGGTGCACCTGAAGCCAGTGAGAAGAACGAAGAAGTTGATCCCAGCCACGGGTGGTCTGGAGGAGGGCAAGAAAGCTAAAGGGAGAACCTTGAAGtgttaccccaaaacagaaacagaCCAAAAGAGAGCCCTGGCTTGCAGGCCCTCTGCTGCCACCTGCTGGCCCTCTTCAGTAAGGTCCTTCCTTTCAGCGGTGTTTCTCAGCTAGCCCGTTAGCCCCAGCTCCTAAACAAACCTCCAGGCAGCTCAATACTTGACATTCAATTCCAGTCTTCTTTGCCTGCCTCTTAGCCACTCTTCTAGGAAATATCATTATGTCACCAAACAACTGAGGACGCCCACCAACCCAACCCCACTGTGATTTCTGTCCCACGGCTTTCTCGAAAGACCCTCAACATCACCTTATAACCAGTTAGGGTCAAACTTCTTGCCAAGGCAAAAGCATGATTTGACTATGAAAATGTCCCCAACTCAAGTTTTTGTTGCTCTTCCGCTGGTGACCTTCTCGGGAGGCTGTAGAGCCTTGGGGGTAGGTGGCACCTACATGGAAGAAGGGATAGGGATTGCACCAAGGGTTCTGGCTGCTCTTTACTTCTTGctctcttctccctctgctctcccccatccctccctctctctctgaagTGAGCAAGCCCCCCACACACCCTTGCCTACCCTGCCCTGATGGATCACATCTCCCTAAACCATGAATCTTTCCTTCATTAAGagtagatgctgggacttgcagccaagcatggggcggagctccaggggtcctgtggaaatgttgagggaaagatggaaggacctggaggggacaagaacctcacaagaccaacagggacaactaacccagtcccatgggggctttcagagactgagacatcaactaaggagcatgcatggtccatgcatgatctggacctaggctgCCTGCACGCATGTAGTCTATGGGCTGCTTGGGAGTGGAGGGagttctaacatggactctattgcctgcttttggatcactcctccctggcagggctgccttgcctggcctcaggggatagagatgtactcagtcctgatgtgatgtgctggagaaggttgatgaggggtggggcggggggggctcttcttttctgggggaaaagggagaggggagactgggaggaatggagggatagaaaataaatttaaaaaaagaaaaaatatataaaaaaagagtgGCTTTAGCCaggtatttcatcacagtgaAAAGgcgagggagagaaagaaaaggagaggtgaGAAAGGGCACAAGgatggaaaagaggaaacaaccaaGAGTCTTGAAAGCTGGCCCTGTGAATAAGAGCGCacacagctcttgcagaggacttcaCTTGGTCTGTAGTGCCCACACCGGATGGCTCCCAGCACCCTGTCACTCTAGCTTCAGGGGACTCCAGCAGTCTTCTGGACACCACTGGCCCCTGCACTCACGTGCACATACATGCCTCCCCCACATACCCAAAGCTGCTCTAAAGTCTAAAAATGCAGGCCAACATGTCCGGGcctttcttctcccaacccaCACTCACCCTAAAGCTACCACCCGCATTCAGCCTTAGACCAGACAGGACGCTCACTGGGCAATAATCCTCCTCTCCTCCgcccacccctacacacacacacacgcacacgcacacgcacacgcacgcacccAGCTGAGTCTCGTGGGCAGCATTTAGGACAGTATTCTCCTCCGAGACATTCACCCCGCTGAGGGCGCCCCTAAAGGATAGCGTGGAGGTCTTCCCAGGAGAGTGGTTAGTTAGCCCACGAAGTCACAACAGGACATGGTAgctgaggggagggggaagaaaaaacCTTCCTTTTAAGGACTTTTTAGGGCAAGAACTGTGCTCCGGAGAGGGCCCTGAGCAATAGAAGAAAGGCCCGGAGCTAGGAGAACCAGGACCCCAAGGTGAAAACCAGCTTTATCGCTCGCCACTCACCAGACTGCCACACACCGGACACGTGCTGTGGCAATCTGTGTGCTGCCAGCTCTCGGAGAAGCTCAAGCCCGGATCTGTGGAAACTGCTCGTGTCTGTGGTGAATACAGCCCCGCCGGCGCGGCGCAGATCGCGTGTCCAACGTTAACATCCCCGCATGGGAAGAAAAGCGCTGGGGAACCAGGCCCGAGCGCAGGCACCATAGGCTGGGATGAAAAGGAGAccagaggcatcagattccctaaaGCCGGAGATCAAGGCGGTGGTAAGCCACCTATGGGGTTGGGAgccgaacccaggtccttggcAGGAGTAGGTGCTTTAAGTCACTGAGCCACGCCTCTCatccgccaccaccaccaccccttttttttttaactttttgaaacACAATCTCACTAAATGTGATGTGCGTGCGCGCCCTCTGCTGGCAAGGTGGCGAGGCGCTCTGCTTCCAATTCGGctaattccttctctctctctctctctctctctctctctctctctctctctctctctctctctctctctctctctctctctctctctctctcgtctccTCTGAGGCCATTTTTCCGTCCCTTCTCCATTCCCACAAAGACCCCCACAACGCTTTCAGGATCAATGCTTTATTTTCTCCAGCTCCAGTGTCAAAAACTGTAGCAGCGCCACGGTCACAAACACACACGCGTGAACACAGTTGCTCCCCGTACGCAGAggtcacaaggaaaaaaaaaaaaaacgaacaatCTTGACCACAGGCATTTTTAAGACCTTCAGAAAGTAACACTGGGGCCACCCTCATCCCACACACTGTGCGACTGGCAGCGGCACATTTGTTGTTCACAGACACAATTATCCATTAAATAGAGTTAAATAAAACCTTAATGGCATAGCGGTGTGTTGGAGATACAGCCTTGGAGTGACATTGGAGCATGATGGTTGTAAGACGTAAGGCAGAGagatgggggcggggggaggcagGGGGACAAGCGCACATGAAAGTAGCTATACTTAAtccaaatttttgaaaaaaaaaaaaaaatagtcctgaATCAAGAACGTCCCATTTTTAAAAGATCAACGTTTTAGTGCATAATAAATTAACACTCAGCTATTAAGTGGTTGACTGTCACATggtctgaacacacacacatacacacagagctaGGGTATTAACATTGTACCCAGGTGGCATGGCCCATCCCTGAATGTCGCTCTGAAGATGCCAATGACCAAGTATTAACCTGGTCACTGGGTGGAGGAAGCATTTTCCTATTTAGAACTTTTCCATGTCAAAAATCGCAATCAACACACAGGCTATAATGTGCATGAGGGTCCAGGACAATCCCAGCTTTGGAGCtaagggtgggggcggggggattCACGCCCACAGACGTAGCAATTTTGTTCAGTGCTTCACAACTTTTAACAACTTTTTCGCTACTCACTCAACCTTCCGGTCACTGGATGGGGCAGGCAGGTTAAAAAGCTGCCTTCCTGCAAACCCACCAATCATCACAAGGAAGGGATAGCCACGAGTGGACCCCTGGACTTCAAGCCCAGAGTCCTCAAGTCCTGGTCCACACCCTGACCAAAGGGGGCTAACCCAGCAGTAGATAACTATAAAGGAAATCCAACAggaaatactgttttgtttttttgttgttgttgtttttgttttttgcaggaCTGGTCACCAATGAATCAGAGGGTGCTGATGGttagaattttatttaaattctacTTTAGACTCTACGACCTGACCTTCCCCTCCATTTATAGAAGTTAACATTGCTCAACACCAGCAGGGTGAGAGCAGAAACATTTTCAGTGGGAACAGAACATCAGCCAGCCTAAGACACCACTAAACCCAGAAACCTGCTACCCCACGAAATGACAGCTCAGCAGCCAGCCAGGAAGCTCTCGTGGCGTACATGTAAGTAAGTGCTTGAGGTGGCTCTctcgggagaaaaaaaaaaagtcagctgaTCATGTAACTTCTCTCAGCTGCTGGACAAAAAAACACAGTGCCCTGTGTCCAAGAGCACTGGGTGGTCCATCATTCCAAGATGAAAATTCTCCCAGTACCAGCTGAATTCCTCCCAGGCAGTGGGACCATCCACGGGAACCCAAGGTCCAAGGCTCCCCTGTGACAGGGAGGGTGCCAGCCATGACTTCCAAATGAGACCAGGGCCACTGAAATGAAAACACTGGTGTGCCCCCTGCTCATTCATAGATAAAGCTGGAAGAGGGAACCTGAGGCCATTCTGTCAGCTCCACGACAGTGGCAGACACGGGCTTGCATTTTCTCTCAGACTCCACTTCCGAAAACAGAGCAGAGGGGACACAGGTTCTCAAGGTGGTGCAGGAAGAGACAAGGCTACTGAGCagctctggagaggcagagaggcttccGTCATAGCAGGCTTCCGTCCTGGCTGGAGGGCCGGCCTCAGTGCAGAAAGAGGCTGTGATAAGAACGACACGGGGCCGGAGCAGGGCAGGGGACAGATGAGTGTCAGAAATCTTCTAGGATTTTCTAAATCCTTCGACTGCAGGGGACATGGGGactaataaaaacacacacagatcAGGTTAGCTGAAGTGCCTGAGAATGGGGGCGcttaggcaaatggtggtatctccAGTGCTAAGAGCTGCCCAGGGAGACACACACTCACTTCCCTAACATAAGAGGTTAAGACCAGCCATTCTTCTTCTGCTGGGGTCACTACCCTAACAGTGTGGACAACCAGGCTGCCAAGTCTTGTACGGGTGTGTCCACGAAGGGAGGAAAATGCTCCAGGACCCTATCATTGGTCCTGGAAGTTTTAGGAAAAGTCAGAAAGGCACAGGGCGTGactattaagaagaaaaaaaaaaagtccaagcgACAGACTAATTATTTTGACTTGTTTTCATCGTACcttttttcccccatgaaaagagaaattcaaaatataaactctgtgtttattattttacattcaaGTTAAACTCCCACAGGAGGGCGCTACACACAGTTACCGGCCACATAAAGCCATTTATTACTttggtgcctttttttttccatttgtttgtttgttttacttctcACGATGGAAGAATTCTActctctcatttaaaaaaaaacaaaaacaaaaataaaaaaaaaaaacaggtccaTCATCCCAACTCTAATACTATTTATggacacacacaagcacgcacaaTTTCAAAAATCTCTATGtagaaaaataaagtataaacatTATCCACCTATTTCAGACTGGGTAATGGTACTTTTATGTACATAAACTCTTTTTCTTCACCATGTCACTGTTCTCCTCCGCGGTTTTGGTGTAAAGATCTCGGGAGGAGAAGGCCACAGTGAGGCAGAAAAGCTACATTCCTCTcctgaggaaggaggagaaaaaagtgaCTTCTCGCTCTCCCCAAGTTTTCCCCAACCGACCATCACCTTGGATGTCCCCACAGACAGCATTCTGACCAGTGGAGGCTGGTCCTCCCCTTCTAAGGCACCAGGGATCGGAGGGCCCGGCGCGCACGCGCGAGCACCCTGCAGGACAGGACCTGGGTGTGAGAACGAAGGGATGAGGCAGGAACAAAAGATGCTGGGACCACTTCCCACTGCCGCGTTCCTTTTAGTATAGAGTTCGATTCTCCAGCTGCCGCTTCGTAAGGAAATACTTGAAGAACTCATAGACGGACCAGGAGATGGCGGTGGAAGGCATCTGGTAGATGACTCGAGCGTGGATACCTTTGAAGTAACCAGCAAGGCCGTTGAGCTGGTACACGGTCCGGAAGGCATTGGCCATGCCTGACAGCCGGCCGCTGACATTGGCCAGGGAGAGCGCCATGTTCTCCTGCGTGTTGAGGAGGGTCTTGCAGACGTCCAGCGGGGTGGTGGCAGCTGCAGCCAGCGCACCGGCCAGGCCTCCTGAGATGATGTGAGACTGGGGGTTGTAGTCCCGGTGGGGGTTGACCTGCTCCTGCAGAAACTCGTAAGTGATGAAGTGGATGGACTGGAAGGGTATGTTCATGGTGAGCTGTGTGGTATAACTCCTGTAGAAGGCCCCCAACCCCTCGGTCCGCCACACCGTCCGGATACAACTGAGGGCTGACTGGTGCTGTGAGTTGTACATCTGTAAGCGTTGTTTCACCACTGTGTCCGGGTGGGGGATGAGCAACCAGCAGGCAGGAGGTTGGTTTGGCCCCCATCCCAGATGGGAGTGAAATGGGAAGCCAACCAATAAAGAGAAACAAGCATGTTAGAACACACACCGTGACAGGAACCATGTCAGCACACATATAGCCCCAGACAAGAAGCCAGGGAGAGCCAGCTCCAGGCAGCCCACCtcagctttgtttcatttttatctcCAGGACCCTTTGCCAGGAAAATGGGCACTTCTAGAGAATTTCCTGTCTGAAGCTTGAATGAGAGGTGACTCCCAAATCAGGCAGTTGTTTCAGGCTAGATTAGCTGACCTGACCCCCAAGATCCTAGCCTTCTACACAAGCCCCGAAAATACCTCCCTCTCCATGACCTATCCTTTGACCCATCTATGAAGAGAGTCtctgagctgggcgtggtggcacatgccattaattctagcacttaggagtCACAAACAGTTagatctctatgagctcaaggccagcctggtctacacaggctgccccaggctacatagtgagttcctgtctcaaagcCAAAGCAATCACTAACCTACAAGAATATATTTGACCTCTCAGTGACCTGTCTTCTCTGATTTGAATCTGTATCTCAGTATACCTGGGACAACACTAGAAATACATCTGTCTGAGTTGAGGGACATCCCCTTGTGGAGATCCTGGCTTTAAGACAAAATAAACGAATGGTTCGTGGGACCAGAGAAACTGAAATGTGTTCCCTAGAGTTTTAACGGCACCCACACACTGCCGAGATCACCCACATGATGAGCTCCATCTTTAAATAGAGACCTGGTTGAGTCAAGAGTAACGCCAAGGGGGGAAGGGAAATGAGCCTCATGTaagtgttataaaaaaaaaagcatatatataaatatttatatatatttataaaatgggggtggggaagagataGTTCAATGTTAagaccacttgctgctcttccagagaacctggatttgattcccagcacccacaaagaggctcacaactgtctgtaatgctagTTCCGGGCaatcccacaccctcttctggcttctgtgggcacca is from Meriones unguiculatus strain TT.TT164.6M chromosome 9, Bangor_MerUng_6.1, whole genome shotgun sequence and encodes:
- the Slc25a37 gene encoding mitoferrin-1 isoform X3, yielding MATLLHDAVMNPAEVVKQRLQMYNSQHQSALSCIRTVWRTEGLGAFYRSYTTQLTMNIPFQSIHFITYEFLQEQVNPHRDYNPQSHIISGGLAGALAAAATTPLDVCKTLLNTQENMALSLANVSGRLSGMANAFRTVYQLNGLAGYFKGIHARVIYQMPSTAISWSVYEFFKYFLTKRQLENRTLY
- the Slc25a37 gene encoding mitoferrin-1 isoform X2, whose protein sequence is MQSLNPDPKAKYTSIYGALRRIMHTEGFWRPLRGLNVMIMGAGPAHAMYFACYENMKRTLNDVFSHQGNSHLANGIAGSMATLLHDAVMNPAEVVKQRLQMYNSQHQSALSCIRTVWRTEGLGAFYRSYTTQLTMNIPFQSIHFITYEFLQEQVNPHRDYNPQSHIISGGLAGALAAAATTPLDVCKTLLNTQENMALSLANVSGRLSGMANAFRTVYQLNGLAGYFKGIHARVIYQMPSTAISWSVYEFFKYFLTKRQLENRTLY
- the Slc25a37 gene encoding mitoferrin-1 isoform X1, whose protein sequence is MELRRGGVGSQAAGRRMDGDCRDGGCGSKDAGSEDYENLPTSASVSTHMTAGAMAGILEHSIMYPVDSVKTRMQSLNPDPKAKYTSIYGALRRIMHTEGFWRPLRGLNVMIMGAGPAHAMYFACYENMKRTLNDVFSHQGNSHLANGIAGSMATLLHDAVMNPAEVVKQRLQMYNSQHQSALSCIRTVWRTEGLGAFYRSYTTQLTMNIPFQSIHFITYEFLQEQVNPHRDYNPQSHIISGGLAGALAAAATTPLDVCKTLLNTQENMALSLANVSGRLSGMANAFRTVYQLNGLAGYFKGIHARVIYQMPSTAISWSVYEFFKYFLTKRQLENRTLY